The following are encoded in a window of Solidesulfovibrio magneticus RS-1 genomic DNA:
- a CDS encoding sugar ABC transporter substrate-binding protein, with product MRFFCAAILCLAALPAMAENFNVGVLFWSMNIPGQVAMRHGLEAEAARINAQAKREGKPGVVLTVQVAGDGETGIENQIRQMRELIGQQVDIIIVQPTDNAALSRPLKEANNVGIPVVAYDQYISGGTLAAYRTSDNFQAGFLDGEYIASLVQPDREIRLVLVEYPHVSSTVERVNGFLDALRQSKRSYKVLKTYSAVEAVGGRKAAKEILKDFPAKGSIDVIFTVNDGGGLAVVEGLKAAGRDEISVASVDGDPASVENIRVGRLTVIDSAQFCGPLGAAAMSAAYALLTGESTPYHALVPVFPVTRETLALYPGWLGPIPESYSKPWPSGTPTWSGSLKVVKP from the coding sequence ATGAGATTCTTCTGCGCTGCCATCCTGTGTCTGGCTGCTCTTCCGGCCATGGCGGAAAATTTCAACGTGGGCGTACTCTTCTGGTCCATGAACATCCCCGGCCAGGTGGCTATGCGACATGGCTTGGAGGCCGAGGCGGCGCGGATCAACGCGCAGGCTAAGCGTGAGGGCAAACCCGGCGTGGTCCTTACTGTTCAGGTCGCCGGAGACGGCGAGACGGGCATTGAGAACCAGATTCGTCAGATGCGCGAACTCATCGGGCAGCAGGTTGACATAATCATTGTCCAGCCCACGGATAACGCCGCTCTCTCCAGACCGCTCAAGGAGGCCAACAACGTGGGCATTCCGGTGGTGGCCTACGACCAGTACATCAGCGGAGGGACCCTGGCCGCATACCGTACTTCGGACAACTTTCAGGCTGGATTTCTGGACGGGGAATACATCGCCTCCCTTGTGCAGCCCGACCGGGAAATCCGGCTGGTTCTCGTGGAGTACCCCCACGTCTCCTCGACCGTGGAGCGGGTCAACGGTTTCCTGGATGCCCTGCGTCAGTCGAAGAGGTCGTACAAGGTGCTCAAGACATATTCAGCTGTAGAGGCTGTGGGAGGGCGCAAGGCTGCGAAAGAAATTCTCAAGGACTTTCCTGCTAAGGGGAGTATCGACGTCATTTTTACCGTCAACGACGGTGGGGGCCTTGCCGTGGTGGAAGGACTGAAGGCGGCCGGACGAGACGAAATTTCAGTGGCCAGCGTCGATGGCGATCCCGCTTCGGTGGAGAACATTCGTGTGGGACGGCTGACCGTGATTGACTCCGCTCAATTTTGCGGGCCGCTCGGGGCCGCAGCCATGTCGGCTGCATACGCCCTGCTCACAGGTGAAAGTACCCCGTATCACGCCCTGGTCCCGGTATTCCCTGTCACGCGCGAAACGCTCGCTCTCTATCCGGGTTGGCTCGGCCCCATCCCTGAATCCTATTCCAAGCCCTGGCCGAGTGGCACGCCCACCTGGAGCGGGTCCCTTAAAGTCGTGAAGCCTTAA
- a CDS encoding PAS domain-containing hybrid sensor histidine kinase/response regulator, whose protein sequence is MSRLAGGGLLLETNLTAATMFSTNRSDLFRKPFSSLILKQDQSIYFKLHNNLVATNMPEARDLRMMRSDGSEFWVHLSATIGHDSDGQAEIHIAINDITERKQAEDALRKSEEHLRIVSDNATDWEYWRGPDGKLKWVSPSCKEITEYTPEEFMGESPLAIQQIVYPEDQGLWLEHLKQLDTQEPPHLELEFRIIKRSGDVVWINHICKPIYSREGVYLGRRVCNRDITARKTIEKALTFLATCCSARSGVAFFESLARYLAETLGMDFVCIDRLEGDGLNARTLAVYFDGHFEDNITYALKDTPCGDVVGKESCCFPHDVRGLFPKDAVLQGMQAESYVGITLWDSAGRPNGLIAVIGRTPLKDPWLAESILQLAGVRAGGELERLQAEEALQSAKIAAESANKAKSVFLANMSHEIRTPLNGVLGMLQLLDTTAPNDEQKEYLLGAVQSTNRLARLLSDILDISRIEAGRMDIVELEFNIQNTWDSIKELFALEARRKGLILEFGCVKDLPLLLIGDEVRLRQILFNLVGNAVKFTEKGKIRIDASLLPLLPSSKSSAIRVLITVHDTGVGIPEEYIKDIFEPFVQADGSYTRRFQGAGLGLSIVSRLVKLLGGEIAIDSTPGEGTAFYISLPFKLSSGNQGQMNREVRVTAPDAEPSLRILIAEDDPVSLLSGKRMLEKSGYSVTAAKDGLEALQFLTEQDFDLILMDVQLPTMDGVDATRAIREGRAGEDKASIPIIAMTAYAMTGDKEKFLEAGMNDYISKPVEMETLKEVIERVMEKAVTTN, encoded by the coding sequence ATGTCACGATTAGCGGGGGGGGGACTCCTCCTTGAAACCAACCTAACTGCGGCGACCATGTTCAGCACTAACCGCAGCGACCTTTTTCGAAAGCCGTTTAGCTCATTGATCCTCAAGCAAGACCAGTCTATCTACTTCAAATTGCACAATAATCTAGTTGCGACGAATATGCCGGAGGCGCGTGATTTGAGGATGATGAGGTCTGACGGGTCTGAATTCTGGGTTCATCTGTCGGCCACCATCGGACATGATTCTGATGGACAGGCAGAAATCCACATCGCAATAAACGACATTACCGAACGTAAGCAGGCTGAAGATGCGCTGCGTAAGAGTGAAGAGCACCTCCGCATTGTCTCCGACAACGCCACCGATTGGGAGTACTGGCGCGGCCCAGATGGAAAGCTCAAGTGGGTCTCGCCCTCGTGCAAAGAAATTACCGAATACACACCAGAAGAGTTCATGGGGGAGAGCCCTCTTGCCATCCAACAGATTGTCTATCCTGAGGACCAGGGTCTATGGTTGGAGCACCTCAAGCAGTTAGACACCCAAGAGCCTCCTCATCTTGAATTGGAATTCAGAATAATCAAACGATCCGGTGATGTTGTTTGGATCAATCATATATGTAAGCCTATATACAGCAGGGAAGGTGTGTACCTAGGACGCCGGGTCTGCAACCGTGACATCACAGCACGAAAGACCATAGAGAAGGCTCTGACCTTTCTGGCAACCTGCTGCAGTGCCCGTTCGGGGGTGGCATTCTTCGAGTCGCTTGCCAGGTATTTGGCTGAGACCCTGGGAATGGATTTCGTTTGCATTGACCGACTGGAGGGGGATGGGCTTAACGCCAGGACCTTGGCCGTCTATTTCGATGGGCATTTCGAAGACAACATCACCTATGCATTGAAAGACACCCCCTGCGGGGATGTGGTGGGAAAGGAGTCCTGCTGTTTTCCCCATGACGTACGGGGCCTTTTCCCCAAGGACGCTGTGCTCCAAGGCATGCAGGCTGAGAGCTACGTGGGCATTACCTTGTGGGATTCTGCCGGTCGACCCAACGGGCTTATTGCGGTCATCGGTCGTACCCCCTTGAAGGATCCCTGGCTGGCTGAATCCATTCTGCAATTGGCTGGAGTTCGAGCCGGCGGGGAACTTGAACGCCTTCAGGCTGAAGAGGCTCTTCAGTCGGCGAAAATTGCCGCTGAGTCAGCCAATAAGGCGAAATCCGTGTTTCTAGCCAACATGAGCCATGAGATAAGAACTCCGCTCAATGGTGTGCTAGGAATGCTCCAATTGCTCGACACCACAGCCCCGAATGATGAGCAGAAAGAGTACCTGCTGGGAGCAGTTCAATCCACAAATCGACTGGCTCGGCTGCTTTCGGACATTCTCGACATCTCAAGGATCGAGGCGGGTAGGATGGATATCGTTGAGTTGGAATTCAACATTCAGAATACATGGGATTCCATCAAAGAACTTTTCGCCCTGGAGGCGAGGAGAAAGGGTCTCATCCTCGAGTTTGGATGTGTTAAAGATCTCCCACTATTATTGATCGGAGATGAGGTGCGGCTAAGGCAAATCCTTTTTAACCTTGTCGGGAATGCCGTCAAATTCACAGAAAAGGGAAAAATCCGGATTGATGCCTCATTGCTTCCATTGCTCCCAAGCTCAAAAAGTTCTGCCATTCGAGTATTGATAACTGTACACGACACGGGGGTCGGGATCCCCGAGGAATACATTAAAGACATTTTCGAGCCTTTTGTCCAAGCTGATGGTTCATACACCCGGCGCTTTCAGGGGGCAGGCCTAGGGCTTTCCATCGTTAGTCGCTTGGTGAAGCTCTTGGGAGGCGAAATAGCGATTGATAGCACCCCTGGTGAAGGGACGGCCTTCTATATCTCGCTGCCATTCAAGCTCTCCAGTGGTAACCAGGGTCAGATGAATCGGGAAGTTCGTGTCACCGCTCCAGATGCTGAACCCTCCTTGCGCATACTCATCGCTGAAGACGACCCTGTAAGCCTTCTCAGCGGCAAACGGATGCTTGAGAAATCTGGCTACTCAGTCACCGCTGCCAAGGATGGCTTGGAAGCGCTCCAGTTCCTCACTGAGCAGGACTTTGACCTGATCCTCATGGACGTCCAGTTGCCCACCATGGACGGCGTTGATGCCACAAGAGCGATTAGGGAAGGTAGGGCAGGCGAAGACAAGGCAAGTATCCCGATCATCGCCATGACCGCCTACGCCATGACAGGTGACAAGGAAAAGTTCCTGGAGGCCGGTATGAATGATTACATTTCCAAGCCAGTGGAGATGGAGACGCTCAAGGAAGTTATCGAGAGGGTGATGGAAAAGGCTGTCACCACCAACTGA
- a CDS encoding PAS domain S-box protein, with product MNSDGNILAWNHAAHKAYGWDESDALTMNIRDLIPEEVRDAETGKFREIALGKSQGPHASVRLDKSGKRIPVEFATTPLVDETGRIYAIATLERVV from the coding sequence ATGAATTCGGATGGAAATATCTTGGCCTGGAATCACGCGGCTCACAAAGCTTACGGATGGGATGAATCCGATGCCTTGACCATGAACATTCGTGACCTGATCCCGGAAGAAGTACGCGATGCAGAGACGGGAAAATTCCGAGAAATCGCTCTAGGTAAAAGTCAGGGCCCGCATGCCTCAGTTCGCCTTGATAAGAGTGGAAAACGCATACCGGTAGAATTTGCAACCACGCCTTTGGTCGATGAGACAGGCCGGATTTACGCTATCGCGACACTGGAACGAGTTGTCTGA
- a CDS encoding transposase yields the protein MLRFPDQPHDAAGRAIADIYNERWQIEIFFRFIKQNLKIKSFLGNS from the coding sequence GTGCTTCGATTTCCTGACCAACCACATGACGCTGCCGGCCGCGCCATCGCCGATATCTACAATGAGCGTTGGCAGATCGAAATCTTCTTTCGGTTCATCAAGCAGAACCTCAAGATCAAATCTTTCCTTGGCAACTCGTAA
- a CDS encoding DUF932 domain-containing protein — MNGKLTTLGKVMEKVERMSVNCHDQIVPVRHIEFNDLESIRIGTEVHELRHMAQRSLSYRLGVPLQYLKKCPPELQAQNLNHWLARERNEDLYLRFDGDDVRAVFTPRYVPVDNMTVLNKLAEMGFGEELEVQCHLDHEFMSLSILDQGQEFAVNGNDRVRPGISFGNSEIGLAALSISAFLLRLVCTNGLISKTEVEASYRHISTRILDEFPTAIGDVGAKLLDEKQRLQFSLESEVKEPIATMKSFNLQFQLGKPEVEAVEWAWPQEQGETMFHVINAYTKAAQYPRLTVESGYRLQRVGGMILGMVN; from the coding sequence GTGAATGGCAAGCTGACGACCCTTGGGAAGGTGATGGAGAAGGTGGAACGGATGTCCGTAAACTGCCATGACCAGATTGTGCCGGTGCGCCATATCGAATTCAATGACCTGGAATCGATTCGAATCGGCACTGAGGTGCATGAGTTGCGGCACATGGCCCAGCGATCGTTGTCGTATCGGTTAGGTGTGCCGCTGCAATATCTGAAGAAGTGCCCACCCGAGTTGCAAGCGCAGAACCTGAACCATTGGCTGGCCCGGGAACGCAATGAGGATCTGTACCTTCGGTTCGACGGTGATGATGTCAGGGCTGTGTTCACCCCTCGCTACGTGCCTGTGGATAACATGACGGTTTTGAATAAGCTTGCCGAGATGGGCTTTGGCGAGGAGCTTGAGGTGCAATGTCACCTGGATCACGAGTTCATGTCGCTCTCCATCCTTGACCAAGGGCAGGAATTTGCTGTTAATGGAAACGATCGCGTAAGGCCCGGTATTTCCTTTGGCAATTCGGAGATCGGGTTGGCGGCCTTGTCCATTTCGGCGTTCCTGTTGCGGCTGGTGTGCACCAATGGACTCATTTCGAAGACGGAAGTCGAGGCTTCGTATCGCCACATTTCGACGCGGATACTGGATGAGTTCCCCACGGCCATTGGCGATGTCGGTGCCAAGCTGTTGGATGAGAAACAAAGGCTCCAGTTCTCCCTGGAGTCGGAAGTGAAGGAGCCGATTGCGACCATGAAGTCATTCAACCTCCAGTTTCAATTGGGAAAGCCCGAAGTTGAAGCCGTTGAGTGGGCGTGGCCGCAGGAGCAGGGCGAGACCATGTTCCATGTGATTAACGCGTACACCAAGGCGGCCCAGTACCCTCGGCTGACGGTGGAGAGTGGCTATCGGCTGCAGCGGGTTGGCGGGATGATCCTGGGGATGGTCAACTGA
- a CDS encoding ATP-dependent helicase, with protein MSLNAKQLEAAQFHTGIALVVAVPGSGKTKTMTERIGRLVNDHGIAPENILGLTYTRQAAEQMRERLELVLHGEASRVHLYTIHSFCLRLLKSEGRYFNIVSGSEQMTMVSTIMRSLGVKDLAIGGVLQDISLAKSNLISPEEFIELYGEDQSKQKTAMVFKEYEEQKAIRYLYDFDDLLLQAHRFLAHEGGAEKYHDVYPHILVDEYQDTNPAQLAVLQALIAESGRGSFWACGDDWQSIYAFNGASIGNILRFKQIFPSAQEIVLNVNYRSTPAILAACQKLIDHNQRKIPKELIAHKPGGNHDLFVIDTFNEEEEACLVANEIKHLHLSDGTAYSDMAVLYRANFQSEILQNVFVRAGIPFYIDNGMSFYKRREVRILLDYLRFIEDPGSVVGDESLQRIINAPNRYLGKKFMEQVAGVANEASCSLYQALREMSFDSPYIRRNVHEFVRLMESFIQNEGEMGPAEVLAKLRQRLDYDRFVTDKDIPSPDNQAVLNLNQLLQSAARYASISEFLTYVATVEDETCSRDPSGVKLMTIHKAKGLEFPVVFVVGLVEGIMPTKRGDLEEERRICFVALSRAMDRLYVTYSHNHLGQPAKRSIFIDEMTGDLAAIDS; from the coding sequence ATGTCCCTTAACGCCAAACAGTTGGAGGCGGCGCAGTTTCATACCGGGATCGCATTGGTTGTCGCTGTCCCTGGTTCCGGAAAGACCAAGACGATGACGGAACGAATTGGCCGGCTTGTCAATGACCATGGGATCGCCCCGGAGAACATTCTGGGGCTGACCTACACCCGTCAGGCTGCCGAGCAGATGCGGGAACGATTGGAGTTGGTTCTCCATGGAGAAGCCAGTCGAGTCCACTTGTATACCATCCATTCGTTTTGTCTGCGGCTGCTCAAGTCCGAAGGCCGATACTTCAATATCGTCTCAGGCTCCGAGCAGATGACCATGGTGTCGACGATTATGCGCTCATTGGGGGTCAAAGACTTGGCCATCGGTGGGGTGTTGCAAGATATCAGCTTGGCCAAGAGCAACCTTATCAGCCCTGAAGAGTTCATTGAACTCTACGGTGAAGACCAGTCGAAGCAGAAAACGGCCATGGTGTTCAAGGAGTATGAGGAGCAAAAGGCCATCCGGTATCTCTACGATTTCGATGACCTGCTCCTTCAGGCGCATCGTTTCCTTGCCCATGAGGGCGGCGCTGAAAAATACCATGACGTGTATCCCCACATCCTCGTTGACGAGTACCAGGATACCAATCCGGCGCAGTTGGCCGTGCTCCAGGCGCTGATTGCGGAGAGTGGCCGGGGCTCGTTTTGGGCTTGCGGCGACGATTGGCAGAGCATCTACGCGTTCAACGGAGCCAGCATCGGGAACATCCTTCGGTTCAAGCAGATATTCCCCTCGGCTCAGGAGATCGTGCTCAACGTCAATTACCGTTCCACCCCGGCGATCCTGGCCGCGTGTCAGAAGCTCATCGATCACAACCAGCGGAAGATCCCCAAGGAGCTTATCGCACACAAGCCAGGCGGCAACCATGACCTGTTTGTCATCGACACCTTCAATGAGGAAGAGGAAGCGTGTCTGGTCGCCAATGAGATCAAGCACCTTCATCTGTCTGATGGCACAGCGTACAGCGATATGGCGGTGCTTTACCGAGCCAACTTCCAGTCGGAAATATTGCAAAACGTCTTTGTGAGAGCTGGCATTCCCTTCTACATCGACAACGGCATGAGCTTCTACAAGCGCCGTGAGGTTAGAATCCTGCTCGATTATCTGCGGTTCATTGAAGATCCCGGTTCGGTGGTCGGAGATGAATCTTTGCAACGGATCATCAACGCTCCCAACAGATACCTGGGGAAGAAGTTCATGGAGCAGGTGGCAGGGGTGGCCAATGAGGCATCCTGCAGCCTGTATCAAGCCCTTCGGGAGATGAGCTTCGACAGCCCCTATATCAGGAGAAATGTCCATGAGTTCGTGCGGCTTATGGAATCATTCATTCAGAATGAAGGGGAGATGGGGCCGGCCGAGGTGTTGGCGAAGCTGCGCCAGCGGCTGGATTACGACCGGTTCGTCACTGACAAGGATATTCCCTCTCCTGACAACCAGGCCGTGCTCAACCTGAACCAGCTGCTGCAGTCGGCGGCCCGGTACGCATCCATCAGTGAGTTCCTGACCTATGTGGCTACGGTTGAAGACGAAACCTGCAGCCGTGACCCCAGTGGCGTGAAGCTCATGACCATCCACAAGGCCAAGGGACTCGAATTTCCCGTGGTGTTCGTGGTCGGGTTGGTCGAAGGCATCATGCCCACCAAGCGCGGCGACTTGGAGGAAGAGAGAAGGATCTGCTTCGTCGCCTTATCCCGCGCCATGGATCGGCTCTACGTGACCTACTCGCACAACCACCTGGGGCAGCCCGCCAAAAGGTCCATCTTCATCGATGAGATGACCGGCGACCTGGCTGCCATCGACTCCTGA
- a CDS encoding bacteriohemerythrin encodes MGRIEWTPALSIGLENIDEEHKKLIAICNKLAHNIKGPSNSQVITEEFKDLRAYTVYHFSNEEKYQKTIHYPEANAHAQEHARLRKSVKDFQQSLYKEGYIPQQTVINFLKDWLINHVLREDMKIGQFARSKMTTGTSQELRSQPKENVDPSIVS; translated from the coding sequence ATGGGCAGGATCGAATGGACACCAGCGCTAAGTATTGGCTTAGAAAACATTGATGAAGAGCACAAAAAGCTAATCGCAATATGCAACAAGCTGGCCCACAATATAAAAGGACCAAGCAATAGCCAAGTTATTACTGAAGAATTTAAAGATCTCCGAGCATATACTGTTTACCACTTTAGCAACGAAGAGAAGTACCAAAAAACAATTCATTATCCAGAAGCAAATGCACATGCTCAAGAACATGCCCGGCTAAGAAAAAGCGTCAAAGATTTCCAACAATCTCTATACAAAGAGGGTTACATACCGCAGCAGACTGTCATTAATTTTTTAAAAGACTGGCTAATCAACCACGTTCTTCGTGAAGACATGAAAATAGGACAGTTCGCAAGGTCAAAGATGACCACCGGAACCTCTCAAGAGCTAAGGTCGCAACCAAAAGAGAATGTTGATCCTAGCATTGTATCATAA
- a CDS encoding PP2C family protein-serine/threonine phosphatase — MGKVLIVDDERINIHILSAALKNDHSVIIAIDGTTAIDLALSERPDLILLDIMMPGMDGYEACSKLKASPATRDIPIIFITALSDAKSESHGLECGAIDYITKPFNVALVKSRVKNHVELKIARDLLALKQVAIDEALRSAGLIQKSLLPKKLPNFKSVEFSYKFQPCNAIGGDILNVLCLDDSHIGFYLVDVSGHGPSSAMIAVLVYQLMNPFTGILLDNFTIPPRVRSPEEVLNILDKEFPLMRFKKHFTIIYAILNITTGLLTYSNAAHCSPLVLSKDGALKTLDVSGTVIGLAAMPFNQENVTIHPGSKVVFVSDGVEEREDVNKKFYGQERLHKTLQDSCSLPTNELVQGLYDDVNRFAGTQPPSDDLSILALEYKGLN, encoded by the coding sequence GTGGGCAAAGTATTAATTGTTGACGACGAAAGAATTAATATTCACATCCTAAGTGCTGCTTTAAAGAATGATCATTCCGTAATTATTGCCATAGACGGGACAACCGCCATAGACCTTGCACTGTCAGAACGCCCAGATTTGATTTTATTAGATATCATGATGCCAGGCATGGACGGATATGAAGCTTGTTCAAAGCTCAAAGCATCACCAGCAACTCGAGACATCCCTATAATTTTCATCACAGCTTTAAGTGATGCCAAGAGTGAATCACACGGACTTGAGTGTGGTGCCATTGATTATATCACAAAACCCTTTAATGTTGCACTGGTAAAATCTAGAGTCAAAAACCATGTTGAGCTAAAAATTGCTAGAGATCTGCTGGCATTAAAGCAAGTTGCAATTGACGAAGCCCTTAGATCTGCAGGACTAATCCAGAAAAGCTTACTCCCCAAAAAACTCCCAAATTTTAAATCTGTAGAGTTCTCATATAAATTTCAACCATGCAATGCAATCGGAGGCGACATTCTAAATGTTTTATGCCTTGACGACTCGCACATTGGCTTTTACTTGGTTGATGTCTCTGGCCATGGTCCATCTTCGGCCATGATTGCAGTATTGGTTTATCAGCTAATGAATCCATTCACAGGAATACTTTTGGATAACTTTACTATTCCGCCTCGAGTTAGATCGCCAGAAGAAGTCTTGAACATCCTTGATAAAGAATTTCCACTCATGCGTTTTAAGAAACACTTTACAATTATCTATGCCATCTTAAATATTACAACCGGTCTTTTGACGTACAGCAACGCAGCCCACTGTTCTCCCTTAGTTTTATCTAAAGACGGAGCACTTAAAACTCTTGACGTTTCAGGAACAGTTATTGGTCTTGCTGCCATGCCTTTTAACCAAGAAAATGTGACTATTCACCCAGGAAGCAAAGTAGTTTTCGTTAGTGATGGTGTCGAGGAGCGCGAGGATGTTAATAAAAAGTTTTATGGCCAGGAAAGACTTCACAAAACCCTGCAAGACAGCTGTTCTTTACCGACGAATGAATTAGTTCAGGGACTTTATGATGATGTGAACCGTTTTGCTGGAACACAGCCACCATCTGATGACTTGAGCATCTTGGCTTTGGAATACAAAGGACTAAATTAA
- a CDS encoding V4R domain-containing protein encodes MFKEERSKPTFSWDLLGDVELGRPNLGRTTDVAVYRLMQFTLRDILISKHGVQSADEIFYEAGLLAGKQFYINVIRAKEDFNSFVADLQMALKTLNIGILRVESFSTDGKSLTLTVAEDLDCSGLPLCEEQICTYDEGFIAGLLSEHTGHSWAVKEVDCWCSGDRVCRFKANQID; translated from the coding sequence ATGTTTAAAGAAGAAAGGTCCAAGCCTACTTTCAGTTGGGATCTTCTCGGCGATGTTGAACTAGGACGACCCAACCTTGGCAGGACAACAGACGTTGCAGTATATCGTCTCATGCAATTTACACTTCGTGACATTCTTATCTCTAAGCACGGTGTCCAGTCAGCAGATGAAATTTTTTACGAAGCAGGACTTTTAGCTGGAAAACAATTTTACATCAATGTTATTCGAGCCAAAGAAGATTTCAATTCATTTGTTGCAGATCTTCAAATGGCGCTAAAGACTTTAAATATAGGGATATTACGGGTTGAGTCATTTAGCACTGATGGCAAGTCTTTAACTTTGACCGTTGCTGAGGACTTGGACTGCTCAGGACTCCCTCTGTGCGAAGAACAAATATGTACCTACGATGAAGGTTTTATAGCTGGATTATTATCTGAACACACTGGACATTCTTGGGCAGTCAAAGAGGTCGATTGCTGGTGCTCTGGCGATAGAGTTTGCCGCTTTAAGGCAAACCAAATTGACTAA
- a CDS encoding PAS domain S-box protein, giving the protein MIELSEDLVDSLSEVIFNLIHGKKTPPIVLPDSYPENEFRQLVGYVNKFIVSYDDFAEYMYALSRGELDKTPPKSGLKVLHSYKSLQSHLLHLTWIAQQIAAGDFSQRVDFMGDFSVAFNQMAEDLSKAFHRIECQNKELSDLNFSLERNIKDLIQAKQKLTENENKLDAIVSAASDAIVLFNSRGLVVHWNRSAEKLFGFSAHEIIGHSLADHILPPTDRKVLADLIPELLNQSGDNKDRRFEMTAMRRDSSLLPIEIAFTSTRYGHENYGLAIIRDITERFRLEALKRDVERITRHDLKAPLNGIIGLPQIILDDYDLPQEVREFLILIKDSGYAMLKMIELSLDLYKMETGTYIFSPDSVDITATLKQITNELLPYFTAKQLKINYKWEQQGPLSNSPIFVEGERLLCYSMFSNLIKNALEAAPANSEIMINITAGNKVLTEIHNFGVIPNKIHDVFFDKYVTEGKKQGTGLGTYSARLFAKTQNGDIGFTSTEELGTTVWVSMMPASK; this is encoded by the coding sequence GTGATAGAGTTGTCAGAAGATCTAGTTGATTCTCTTTCTGAGGTCATATTCAACCTGATACACGGGAAGAAAACTCCTCCTATCGTGCTTCCTGACTCTTATCCTGAAAATGAATTCCGACAGTTGGTAGGATATGTTAACAAGTTCATAGTGTCATACGACGACTTTGCTGAATACATGTACGCGCTATCACGAGGTGAACTTGACAAGACTCCACCAAAGTCGGGACTTAAGGTTTTGCACTCCTACAAAAGTCTTCAAAGTCATTTGCTGCACTTGACGTGGATAGCTCAGCAGATCGCCGCTGGTGATTTTTCTCAACGCGTCGACTTTATGGGAGATTTTTCAGTTGCCTTTAATCAGATGGCTGAAGATCTGTCCAAGGCTTTCCATCGCATCGAATGTCAAAACAAAGAACTTTCAGATTTAAATTTTTCTTTGGAGCGAAACATTAAGGATTTGATCCAAGCCAAACAAAAATTAACAGAAAACGAAAATAAATTGGATGCAATAGTTTCAGCTGCTAGCGATGCTATTGTATTATTTAATTCACGCGGCCTTGTCGTGCATTGGAATCGATCCGCCGAAAAGCTTTTTGGATTTTCCGCGCATGAGATTATAGGACACTCGCTTGCAGACCACATCTTGCCACCAACTGACCGCAAGGTACTGGCTGATCTGATACCTGAATTATTAAATCAATCCGGAGACAACAAAGACAGACGATTTGAAATGACTGCAATGCGTCGTGATTCATCACTTTTGCCTATCGAAATAGCATTTACATCAACACGTTACGGACATGAGAATTATGGGCTTGCCATTATCCGCGACATAACAGAGCGCTTTAGACTCGAAGCACTTAAACGTGATGTCGAGAGAATAACGAGACATGATCTAAAAGCACCCCTTAATGGCATTATCGGCCTACCTCAGATAATCTTAGATGACTACGATTTACCCCAAGAAGTCCGCGAATTCTTAATCTTAATCAAAGACAGTGGCTACGCGATGCTCAAAATGATAGAGCTTTCTCTCGATTTATACAAAATGGAGACAGGTACTTATATTTTCAGTCCAGATTCTGTAGATATTACAGCCACCCTCAAGCAAATAACCAATGAATTGCTACCATATTTCACTGCTAAGCAACTAAAAATTAATTACAAATGGGAGCAACAAGGCCCCCTTTCAAACTCCCCCATCTTCGTTGAGGGCGAAAGGCTTTTGTGCTACTCAATGTTTTCAAATTTAATTAAGAATGCACTAGAAGCTGCACCTGCAAACAGCGAAATAATGATCAACATCACAGCAGGCAATAAAGTCTTAACAGAAATTCACAACTTTGGAGTTATCCCAAACAAAATACATGATGTATTCTTTGATAAATACGTAACAGAAGGCAAAAAACAAGGAACAGGACTAGGCACGTATTCAGCAAGATTATTCGCAAAGACTCAAAATGGAGATATTGGGTTTACGTCTACTGAAGAACTAGGGACTACTGTCTGGGTATCTATGATGCCTGCAAGTAAATAA